CCAGCGGGTTCCCCCTGGACTGCTGGGTTCAGGGCCTTGGAGAAGTGGTGCTTCAAATtgccattcccattttccagtatTCCACTGCTGGGGGAGAAGAGCCAAAACATTTCAATACCATAAGAGGAAGCATCTTCTATAGTGAACGTCTAAAATGCCTGAgacccatttttctgaaaaaaaggtTGAGAAGGTGGGAATATTTATTTTGACAgtgaagggtgggaggggaattggtgggggaaggggagacaatTATCGTTTCTTTTCTCTAGTCTTGCCCAGACTCATGACCTAATCTTGTCAGAAGCAACAGGGAGGACTTGAGAACAGATGAAGATATCTTTTTTAtcttcacctctcccctccctcccctgagcaCTCCAGGGCCTGGAAAgactcctcccacctccaaattTATTTTCTTCAGAGCAAGCAGGACCTTGACTGAAGTGGAggtagggtgggggagagagacagaggtgagGACAGCACAAGAGAAAACAGAGGGGCCCTCAAAACACACAAATGGAGGTAAGAGACACAAAAGAGAcagaaatgagaaagaaaaatgcaTGACAACACTGAACAGACCTACCCCAATTTCCCTTTAGTGTCTTGTTTTGCCCAGAATCATGGAACCCCAGCTCTCGGGGTGGGAACCCATGCAGCTCTATTTCCAAGCCCGAGAGGATGGGGTGAGCCCCAGACTAGAGGGACAGAACTGCTGAGGGACCCTCCCCCAAAGGGGAGGCTGGAAAGAGAGAGCAGGCTGTTAGCcacttccctcccagcccttaggggaagagggagcaggttCTCAGGCACAGAGTGGAAACAAAAACATCCCAGAGCATGAAGGATGTGCCCTGTCTCCCTGGCTATAAGACGGCTGgatcctctgtcctccttggatgagctctggcctgtaacaccacATCTCTGTTTTGACTATGTGGCCTccaaccctccctgcccacaatctggaGGAGAAGATGCACTCAAATGCCACTCGGAAAGAATGGAGAAAAACAGCAATCTTAAGATTGAAAAAACAGaactgaggaaggaagaggaggaggagatcccacccaaagtcccagctcttcccatggcaggggaagagaggaaaaggcctCCCTCCCACGGCTAACTCCAGCTGGGGTCATAGCCAGTCCAGTCCTCCGGTGGGGCTAGGTACACCCGTCGGCCCCGGAAGAGAAAGCTGACAATGCCCCGGTAGCCGGCTCGGGGGATGCCCGACTTGAGGTCGTCCATGACCCCCAGGGCTTTGGCAAAGGCTTTGAAGCTGTCCCGGCTGGTGTACTGCACACGCACCTCCCCCAGCTCCCGCTGCCGGTTGGCCTGCAGGTCCTCCACCCGCAGCACGGGGGCGGCGTACACCTGGGCGGGGAAGTCCCGGTCGTAGGCCTCCCGCTGCAGATAGGACAGGTCCAGCTGGGAGAAGGGCACAAAGCCCTGGTTCAGCTTGATAAATTTGAGGTGCTGGTCGAAGAACTGCCCTTGGCTGACCCCCTTGCGGCCAAAGGTGAGCGTCCGCGAGATCTCGGGCCGCAGGCAGGCCCGTTCCTGTCGCTGCTCAGGCCGACGCATCCAGTCGTCCCAGAAGGCCCGGGGCCACTTGGGCTCCAGCTCATCCCACAGCTCGGCCAGCAGGAGCCAGCCCAGGCCGGGGAAGAAGTCTGTGCGGTAGATCAGGTCGGGCCGGGTCACATCCACCATCTGCTCCTTTCCGTTGTCATGCCAGGCCGACACGCACCAGAGTGAGAGATCAGCCCGCAGCAGTGGATAGGTGGCCTGGAAGTACTCGAAGAAGTCTGGGGCTACCTCCAAGTCATCCTCCACCACAACAGCCGCCTGGTATTTGAAGGTGTGAAAAATCTGGCTCAGGGCCCAGCGGTAGTGGCGAGCGATCCTATAGTATCCTTGAAACTTGCGGTGCTCAGGGGGCATGGGGAGGTCACCCAGATCCGGCTGCTTGATATGCATGACTGTGTTGCCGTATGAGGCGATGACCCTTGCTGTCTCCTCGTGCCCGCAGTCCTGGCTGACAATGATGGGGAATCGTTCAGCTGAGGGCCGATAATGGAGCAGCTTGTCCAGGCAGCGGCGGACCGTACTGCGATCACAGGCGATTACCAGAACTGGGAGAGCAGGCAGGGCTGGGGTAGTGGGCAGGTGGGCCAGGGAGCCCCTCGCCACGGCCTCAGCCCCCACGACCGCCACCTCGGCCTGCCACCGGCTCCAGAGGGCGCTGTGCTCCCGTATCTGTTGGAGCAGCCCACGCTGGCGCTCCAGCTCCACCTCAGCATCCTGGGCCAGACGGATCACTTCGCGGGTTAGACTGGCACGGTCTTTGGCGAAGGGTGCAGCTGGGGTAAGGCCACTGGGGGATGGACGGGtccagaagaagaagaggagaagggcattccaggccatgaaGAGGATGGCACCCCACAGCACCAGTCCCGTACGCTGCTTCTTCAGCATCCTAGCCCCACGGccagggcagggagtgtggtGCGGGGATGGCAATAAGGGAGAGGGGGCCCCTcgcagctcctcctctgctcggCACCCCCAGTCCTCTGTCTGAGGGGATTTGCCTACATGCCAGCTCAGATAGCAGCCACGGACCTtgacagggaagagaggagacgTGTCATTATCAAGCGGTTCTAACACAACCCATTCATGCTGGGAGAAACAGGGCACCTGGAACCCACTAGACAAAGGAAGTTTCCAACCAGCACCTCTGGATCTCACTCTAAGCTCTGATTCTTCCCCTTATCTGGAATTCCTTCTAttgtttctctctgccttccttaGACTAgaaactctttgagggaagggattatatCTAGTCAATCCATGATCACTTCTACGGTCATTAGcactagagatggtagctgaaaccaatggagttcttcaagggagtagaTGTAGATGGAGTTTTGAGGGGCTGTCATAGTTTCAGTGGGGTAGGGTGGTGGTGTGCAGAGGTGGGACCAGTGAAAAAGATTGAGAAggatcagccagagagataggagaaccaggagagggcagtgtcagtggaaACACAGTGTTTCAATGGAAACGTGGTGGTCCACAgtttcaaagacagctgagaggtcaaagaggattaagatggttgAGAGTCCACTGTACTTGGTAAGGTGGTCATTACTGACCTTAGAGAGATGTTTCCGTGTAGCAGAGGGGATAGAAGCTGGATTTCAGAAGATCAAGAAGagatttggaagagaggaagtaacGACATGCAGTGTAAACCTGCTCGAGGAGTTTgaacaggaatggtaggaagtaTATGGAGCAATAACTAGAGGAGTCTTGGGGACAAGGATAGCTTACCTCAGGAAGGGGAGACAGTGGGAGAGTTAAAGCTAAACAGGTAGACacagcccgtcccacatggggctcacagttttaatccccattgtacagatgaggtaacctaggcacagagaaatgatttgtccaaggccacacagcaaatagtggagccaggattagaactcaggtccttctgactcccagacctgtgctctctccactagaccacactatctTCCTGCATTCTGTTCCCAGCCTTTGTCACTATAAACTAATTCCTGTGACCCAGctttctgctttcttctctcctAGGGCCTCAGCTCCATTCTAGTTTTATATTTGCTTCTTATTCTTAGTGCTCAAACCCTGATTTTTCCCTCCATCAAGTCCACCTTCTGGACCCAGGCACTAGTCTCTCAATTTGAAGGCCTAGAGATCTGGCTCCAACAGCCCCTAAATCTCCCAAATTGGACACACCTACCCTGATTCTAAAGCATCATCCAACTCTcagctcccaactctactgtcctcagGTTACCAACGTTACGCTCTGTTTCCTCCTGTCATTGGTTTTAATTTTATATGAATTCCTATGCGAACTAGGGCAGAAGGAAGTTAGGATAGGGAGGAGAATTTTCCAACCTGGAAGTTTCATTTCTGGAAActgcgggggagagaggagaggggcaagCACATAACGTGCCAGAAATAGTAAAAGCCAGAATCCTGAccccaagtttttttttcttcagttctaGAGATTCATCT
This portion of the Ornithorhynchus anatinus isolate Pmale09 chromosome Y4, mOrnAna1.pri.v4, whole genome shotgun sequence genome encodes:
- the LOC114808698 gene encoding alpha-1,3-mannosyl-glycoprotein 2-beta-N-acetylglucosaminyltransferase-like; protein product: MLKKQRTGLVLWGAILFMAWNALLLFFFWTRPSPSGLTPAAPFAKDRASLTREVIRLAQDAEVELERQRGLLQQIREHSALWSRWQAEVAVVGAEAVARGSLAHLPTTPALPALPVLVIACDRSTVRRCLDKLLHYRPSAERFPIIVSQDCGHEETARVIASYGNTVMHIKQPDLGDLPMPPEHRKFQGYYRIARHYRWALSQIFHTFKYQAAVVVEDDLEVAPDFFEYFQATYPLLRADLSLWCVSAWHDNGKEQMVDVTRPDLIYRTDFFPGLGWLLLAELWDELEPKWPRAFWDDWMRRPEQRQERACLRPEISRTLTFGRKGVSQGQFFDQHLKFIKLNQGFVPFSQLDLSYLQREAYDRDFPAQVYAAPVLRVEDLQANRQRELGEVRVQYTSRDSFKAFAKALGVMDDLKSGIPRAGYRGIVSFLFRGRRVYLAPPEDWTGYDPSWS